One genomic segment of Hordeum vulgare subsp. vulgare chromosome 2H, MorexV3_pseudomolecules_assembly, whole genome shotgun sequence includes these proteins:
- the LOC123426023 gene encoding mediator of RNA polymerase II transcription subunit 11-like isoform X2, producing MSSLFQRSLLERLHHVEKRIVQALELAGSVMGELGNSQGPRAGVVIDCCREFMLCREFCAQRYNGSKFILICSYYATAALQSPFSS from the exons ATGTCTTCCCTGTTCCAGAGAAGCTTGCTCGAGCGCCTCCACCACGTCGAGAAG CGGATAGTGCAGGCGCTGGAGCTGGCGGGATCGGTCATGGGGGAGCTGGGAAACTCGCAGGGTCCCCGCGCCGGGGTCGTCATCGACTGCTGCCGCGAGTTCATGCTCTGCCGCGAGTTCTGTGCTCAGAG GTACAATGGGAGCAAGTTCATCCTCATCTGTAGCTACTATGCGACTGCCGCACTGCAGTCTCCATTCAGTTCCTAG
- the LOC123426023 gene encoding mediator of RNA polymerase II transcription subunit 11-like isoform X3 — MSSLFQRSLLERLHHVEKALELAGSVMGELGNSQGPRAGVVIDCCREFMLCREFCAQRYNGSKFILICSYYATAALQSPFSS, encoded by the exons ATGTCTTCCCTGTTCCAGAGAAGCTTGCTCGAGCGCCTCCACCACGTCGAGAAG GCGCTGGAGCTGGCGGGATCGGTCATGGGGGAGCTGGGAAACTCGCAGGGTCCCCGCGCCGGGGTCGTCATCGACTGCTGCCGCGAGTTCATGCTCTGCCGCGAGTTCTGTGCTCAGAG GTACAATGGGAGCAAGTTCATCCTCATCTGTAGCTACTATGCGACTGCCGCACTGCAGTCTCCATTCAGTTCCTAG
- the LOC123426023 gene encoding uncharacterized protein LOC123426023 isoform X1 has product MSSLFQRSLLERLHHVEKRIVQALELAGSVMGELGNSQGPRAGVVIDCCREFMLCREFCAQRTLLMYDSDFALVILPGWLTKAKTAKLPSATAVASDI; this is encoded by the exons ATGTCTTCCCTGTTCCAGAGAAGCTTGCTCGAGCGCCTCCACCACGTCGAGAAG CGGATAGTGCAGGCGCTGGAGCTGGCGGGATCGGTCATGGGGGAGCTGGGAAACTCGCAGGGTCCCCGCGCCGGGGTCGTCATCGACTGCTGCCGCGAGTTCATGCTCTGCCGCGAGTTCTGTGCTCAGAG GACCCTGCTAATGTATGATTCAGATTTCGCATTGGTTATCCTACCAGGCTGGCTTACAAAAGCTAAAACTGCGAAGCTACCAAGCGCCACTGCTGTTGCAAGTGACATCTGA